The bacterium nucleotide sequence TCGTCGGCAGGAACTTCATCAAGGCGAAGCTGATCCCCGTCGGTCAGATCCCCATGGCCGTCCGCTTGTACCAGCAGAACAAGAAGGGTAAAAGTACCGGTCCCGATGAATTCGTGTTCAGACGGAAATCGGGTAAACAGGTCCCGATCGAGATACGTACCTACCCCATCCTAACCGGCGGCAGGCACCTGGTCCTCGGAATCGCCCGGGACATCTCCAAGCGCAAGCAGGCCGAGGAAGGCCTGCTCGCCAGCGAGGCGCGCTTCCGCTCCATGTTCGAGCTCTCGCCCGAATCCTTAACACTCCTCGACCGTACGGGGAGGGTCATCACCACCAACTCGAAGGTTTACGAGTGGCTGGGTTTCAAGCCGGAAGAGATTATCGGCAAGAGACTTTCCAGCCTGCCGATACTGACGAAAACGGGGCTCTTGAAAGTGCTCCAGCAGTTCCGCAAACGCATCAAGGGGCTGGACGTCCCGCCCTACGAGGCCGAGTTCCACCACAAAGACGGCGGAAAAATTTTCGGCCGGATATCCGCCAACCCCATCCAGGACGAAAAGGGGGAGATATCCTCCGTCCTGGTCCTGATTTCCGACGTCACCGCCGAGCGGCGGGCCAAGGAGGAACTGCGGGCCTCCCGCGACCTCCTGGACCGCATCCTCAACGGGATGTACGACTCCGTTGCCGTCATCGGCCCCGATTACCGGATACGGGAGGTCAACGACAGCTTCCTCCGCACCTACGGCGGCTCCAGGGAAAAAGCCATCGGGAAAACCTGCCACAAGGTAACCCTCGGACAAGATGAACCCTGCCCGGAGAGCTGCCACCTGGAGAAGGTGTTCAAAACGGGGAAGCCGAAGACCTTCGAGCATATGCACAGGAACGCCCGCGGCAGGAAGAGGTCCATCGAAATTTCCCTCTTCCCTCTGCAAAATGCCGAGGGGAAGGTAGAGGGCGTCGTGGAGATGGAGCACGACGTCACCCTGCAAAAAAAGGTGGAGAAGGCTCTGCGAGAGGAGAGGGACCGGGCGCAGACCTACCTCGACATCGCCGGGACGATAATCCTGGCCCTCGACGCCCAGGGGACGGTGACGCTCATCAATCAGAAGGGGTGCGAGGTCCTGGGCTACCCCGAGGCGGAAATTGTGGGGAAAAATTGGATAGAGAACTTCATCCCCGACTGGACGCAGGAACGGGCAAACTACACCTTTAACCGGCTCTTGGCCGGAGAGGTGGACCCGCTCAGGTACGTGGAGAACTACCTGATGACCTCCGCCGGAAAGATGCGGCTCATCGCCTGGAACAACACCGTCTTAACCGATGAGACCGGCGGCATCGTAGGCACCCTGAGCTCCGGCGAGGATATCACCGAGCGGCGGCTGGCCGAAACGGCGCTGAAGGAGAGCGAGGAGAAGTTCCGCAATTTCTTCGACAACGCTCCGGCTTACTGCTATATGGTATCGTCGGAGGGTGTTATCCTGGACGTCAACGGAGCTGCGCTCTCAACCCTGGGCTACGAGAAGGGAGAGCTGGTCGGCGCGCCGTTGAGACGCATCTACGCCCCGGAATCGCACGATAAGATGAAACGGCTTCTCACCCAGTGGAAAGAGACGGGTACACTCCAGAATGAGGAAATGATCATCCAGACTAAGGGCGGCGATAAAAGGCACGTCTTGTTGAGTGCCACCACGATCCTCGGTCGAGATGGGAAGCCCATCCACTCCATATCCGTCCAGAGAGACATCACCGACCGCCGGAGAGCGGAGATAGCGCTCCGCGAGAGCGAGGAGAAGTACCGCAACCTGGTGGAGCGGGCGAACGACGGCATCGTCATCATCCAGGACAAAAATTTCAAGTACGTGAATCCGCGGACGGCCGAGCTCTTGGGATATACTAAAGAGGAGATGTTGAACACCCCGTTTGTGGACTACATCGAGGACGGGGAAAGAAAGAAGGTTTTCACCACTTACAGGAGCAGGATGGGAGGCGAAAACCCGCCGCCCGTCTACGAAACGGTAATGTTGCACAAAGAGGGCCGCCGGGTGATGATGGAGGTCAACGCCGGGCTGATCATGTACGGGGGCAAACCGGCGGACCTCGTCTTCCTCCACGATGTCACGAAAAGTAAGGAGGCCGAGGACGCCCTCCGCGACAGCGAGGCCAAGCTGAAGGCGACCCTGGACTCCCTGCCCGACCTCCTTTTCGAGGTGGACCACCGGGGGAAAATTTACGACTTCCGCACCCCCGACGCCTCAACGCTCTACGTCGCCCCGGAGAATTTCATCGGGAAAACCGTGGACCAGGTGATCCCCCCGGAGGCGGCCCGGATCATCATGGACGCCCTCGCCCAGGCCGTGGAGAAGGGGAGCCACCACGGGGCGGTCTATGTGTTGAATATGCCCGATGGTCCCCATTGGCTCGAGCTCTCAATCGCCGTCAGGGGCGACCCGAAGGCACCCGAAGGCCGCCTGATCGTCACCTCCCGCGACGTGACCGTGCGTGTGAATGCCGAAAAGGCGCTGCGGCTCTCCGAGGAGCAGTACCGCTTCCTCTTCGAGGGCTCGACCACCCTCAACCTCATCATCGGCGTGGACGGCACCCTCCTGGATTCCAACATCTCCCTCCTGAAGGAGTTCGGCTACACCCGCGAGGAGGTCCGGGGGAGAAACGCGATGGAGTTCGTGGTCGAAAAGGACCGGGAGCTCATCGCCGGTCTTTTGGATAAATCCAACCGGGGCGAGGACACACCGGAGATAGACGTCGGCATCATCGCCAAGGACGGCTCCGTACGCACCATCCTCTTCTCCCGGGGGAACGTGGTCCTCACCGAGCACGACCAGCCGGTGACCATCGTCGTCACCGGGATAGACATCACCGAGCGCAACAAGTCCGTGGAGCAGATAAAGAACGCCCTCCAGGAG carries:
- a CDS encoding PAS domain S-box protein, which codes for MARVLLATDDGKLAEELKVLLEDFGHAFAGVVPADGNLLESALSRAAEVLLYDATGENGSRPIVIPGVPVLILQDEEGPTDPDHPNPYRLVKPLDRLELKYKLECAAYNVADTTMTPPSLSRDGEADLPDDWFRSLYEYAPDAYYIMDLSGIFVDGNLAAEEITGYKREELVGRNFIKAKLIPVGQIPMAVRLYQQNKKGKSTGPDEFVFRRKSGKQVPIEIRTYPILTGGRHLVLGIARDISKRKQAEEGLLASEARFRSMFELSPESLTLLDRTGRVITTNSKVYEWLGFKPEEIIGKRLSSLPILTKTGLLKVLQQFRKRIKGLDVPPYEAEFHHKDGGKIFGRISANPIQDEKGEISSVLVLISDVTAERRAKEELRASRDLLDRILNGMYDSVAVIGPDYRIREVNDSFLRTYGGSREKAIGKTCHKVTLGQDEPCPESCHLEKVFKTGKPKTFEHMHRNARGRKRSIEISLFPLQNAEGKVEGVVEMEHDVTLQKKVEKALREERDRAQTYLDIAGTIILALDAQGTVTLINQKGCEVLGYPEAEIVGKNWIENFIPDWTQERANYTFNRLLAGEVDPLRYVENYLMTSAGKMRLIAWNNTVLTDETGGIVGTLSSGEDITERRLAETALKESEEKFRNFFDNAPAYCYMVSSEGVILDVNGAALSTLGYEKGELVGAPLRRIYAPESHDKMKRLLTQWKETGTLQNEEMIIQTKGGDKRHVLLSATTILGRDGKPIHSISVQRDITDRRRAEIALRESEEKYRNLVERANDGIVIIQDKNFKYVNPRTAELLGYTKEEMLNTPFVDYIEDGERKKVFTTYRSRMGGENPPPVYETVMLHKEGRRVMMEVNAGLIMYGGKPADLVFLHDVTKSKEAEDALRDSEAKLKATLDSLPDLLFEVDHRGKIYDFRTPDASTLYVAPENFIGKTVDQVIPPEAARIIMDALAQAVEKGSHHGAVYVLNMPDGPHWLELSIAVRGDPKAPEGRLIVTSRDVTVRVNAEKALRLSEEQYRFLFEGSTTLNLIIGVDGTLLDSNISLLKEFGYTREEVRGRNAMEFVVEKDRELIAGLLDKSNRGEDTPEIDVGIIAKDGSVRTILFSRGNVVLTEHDQPVTIVVTGIDITERNKSVEQIKNALQEKEVLLKEIHHRVKNNLQIISSLLNLEAGKTQDEKVLDIISTSQNRIKSMALIHEKLYQSKELSRVDFPGYISSLLDSLLLTYTDDSRFVTPRLDLSPLYLDISTAIPLALIINELVSNSLEHAFPDERKGIISIGLKGAGNGDYTLLVADDGVGISDDLDLENTKTLGLQLVNMLTQQIGAVIEMDRGMQPNGRKGAEFRITFSEKTPQVAHEA